The segment ATCAAGATCTTCATCCTCAACAACCAGTATATGGGCATGGTGCGGCAGTGGCAGCAGCTTTTGCACGGCAACCGGCTCTCGCATTCCTACACCGAGGCGATGCCGGATTTCGTCAAGCTTGCCGAAGCCTATGGCGGCCACGGCATCCGCTGCGAGAAGCCGGACGAGTTGGACGACGCGATCAGGGAAATGATTTCGGTGAAGAAGCCGGTGATCTTCGACTGCCGGGTCGCCACTCTTGCCAACTGCTTCCCGATGATCCCGTCGGGCAAGGCGCATAACGAGATGCTGCTGCCGGACGAGGCGACCGACGAGGCGGTGGCCATCGCCATCGACGCCAAGGGCAGGGAACTGGTGTGACAGTCAGCCGGGGCAGGGCTGTCGGAAGAAGCCGTGCGGAAACAGAGAAACAGCTCAAAAGTTTGAATCGAGAACCATGTCATGAACGCACAGCTTCAACCGACCGGCTCGGCCTACTTCCTCGCCAAGGAAACGGAAAGACCGGAAATCCACACGCTCTCCGTGCTGGTCGACAATGAGCCGGGCGTGCTTGCGCGGGTCATCGGCCTGTTTTCCGGACGCGGCTACAATATCGAGAGCCTGACCGTTTCCGAAACCGAGCACGAGAAGCATCTGTCGCGCATCACCATCGTGACCCGCGGCACGCCGCATGTGCTGGAGCAGATCAAGCACCAGCTCGAGCGCATCGTGCCGGTGCACCGTGTCGTCGACCTCACCGTGCGCTCGCACGAGCTCGGCCAGGAACGGCCGCTGGAGCGGGAACTCGCGCTGGTGAAAGTGGCCGGCACCGGCGAGGGCCGCGTCGAGGCGCTGAGACTGGCCGATGCCTTCCGCGCCAGCGTCATCGACGCCAACACCGAGCATTTCATCTTCGAGATCACCGGCAAAGGCTCCAAGATCGACCAGTTCATCGCCATCATGAAGCCGCTCGGCCTCGTCGAGATCTGCCGCACCGGCGTGGCGGCGATGAACCGCGGCCCGCAAGGGATGTAAACCGTCCGACGCCATGGCTCCAACGCTCTATCGCCGCCTGTTTGTTGGCTGCGGTCGTGAGCGGCCTTTGTGCGCCGGACCTAAAAAGACAGTATTGCTGACCTACTTGGGAGGAAGCCATGAGTCTCGATGCATTTCTTTTGCTTCTGGTCTATGCCTTCGTGACTTCGATCACGCCGGGCCCGAACAACTTCATGCTTTTGGCTTCCGGCGTGAATTTCGGTTTTACCAAAACCATTCCGCACATGCTGGGCATCAGCATCGGCTTCCTCGTGCTGTTGCTTGCCGTCGGCTTCGGTCTTGGCGCGGTGCTGACTGCGTTTCCGGCTCTCCACACCGCACTGAAGATCGCTGGCGGCGTCTATCTGCTCTATCTCGCCTGGAAGATCGCCATGGCGCGTACGCTCGGCAGCAAGAGCGAGGCCAAGGCGCGACCGATGCGCTTCATCGAGGCGGCAGCGTTCCAGTGGGTCAATCCCAAGGCGTGGGTGATGGCGATCACCGCCATGGCCATCTATGCCGTTCCGGAGCATCCGTTTCTGTCGGTGGCGCTGGTTTCGATAGCCTTCACCGTCGTCAACCTGCCGAGCGTTTCGGTGTGGGCAGGTTTCGGCACGGCGCTGCGGGGTTTTCTGTCGGATCCGCTGCGGCTGAAATGGTTCAACATCGCCATGGGCGTGCTGCTGGCAGCGACGCTGTGGCCGATGCTGCGGTAGCTGCTGTTTTTATTGTGCACTGCACATTAAATCTTCGTAATGCCGGGTTTTGGCCCTTTATCGCCTTCTGCGCCCTCTATCTATCTGGTGAAACCGCGGCACGAGGCTGCGAGTTATACCGAGCTATGACCACCGATCCACGGCGTGTCGGATGGAAGGTCTTTGACGATGCGTGGAAAGATCGTGCTTGCGATGCTTGCGGTCGCCTGCCTTGTCGCGGCCGGGCTCTATCTTTCGCCCGCGGCAACGGACAAGGTCCGGCAGATGCTGTCAGCGGGTCAGCCGGCGCCTGACACACCGGCGGCCGCCGCGAATGCCGCACGTCCGACCACGGTGGTTGCCGCCACCGCTTCGACGGCCGACTTCCCGATCCGGCGCTACGCCATCGGCTTTGTATCCTCCCCGGCCGTGGTCAGCGTGAATGCGCGGATCTCGAGCCAGATCACATCGATCGCCGTCAAGGACGGGCAGATGGTGAAGGCCGGCGACCTTCTGTTCTCGCTGGACGACCGCGCGCTGAAGGCGCAATTGGCCCGTGACCAGGCGACGCTCGCCAAGGACCAGGCGCTGCTCGCCAGTGCGACGGCCGATCTCGAGCGGGCCAAGGCCCTTGTCGCCAGGCAGGCCGGCCCGCAGCAGGCCTATGACCAGGCGATCGCCGCGCAAAAATCCGCCGCGGCCACGGTCGATGCCGACAGGGCGACGATCGACGCGGACGAGGTCCAGCTCAGCTTTGCTACGATCACGGCGCCGATTTCCGGCAGGCTGGGTGCGGTCAGCGTCGCGATCGGCGATCTCGTCACCACCAACAGCGGCAGCAGCACGTCGACCCCACTGGTGACCATCACCCAGATGGACCCGCTGCGAGTGAACTTCAATCTTCCGGAAAGCGATCTTGCCCTTTTGCACAAGGCGCTGGCGGCGCCAAGGCAGGGCACAGTCACGCTGACCAGGGACGGCGACCCGACTGCGATCGGCAAGGGGACCCTCGATTTCGTCGATTCCAGCGTCGACACCGCCTCCGGCACCATTGCCACGCGGGCCAGCGTGCCCAACCCTGACCTTTCGCTGTGGCCGGGCCAATATGTCAATGTCGTGCTCGATGCCGGCATCATGCGGCAAATGACCTCGGTTCCCACGGTTGCGGTCCAGCCAAGTCAGAAGGGGCCGTTTGTCTATGTGATCAAGCCGGACAACACGGTGGAGGTGCGGCCCGTGCAGGTCGCGCTGACCGAAGGCGACAACAGCGCCATCGGCGAGGGGCTGAAAAGCGGCGAAAATGTCGTCATCGAAGGCCAGGCAAAGCTGAAGGACGGCGCGCCGGTCCGCGAAGGCGAGGCCGGTGATCAGGCGTCGCCCAGGGTTGCCGAGGCCGGCAGGGCCGGCGGGACGCGGCCATGATCTCCGAATTCTGCATCCGCAGACCTGTCGCCACCCTGCTCATGTCGTTTGCGCTCGTGCTGGGCGGGCTGTTCGCTTACAGGTTCCTGCCGGTGGCCGCTCTGCCGAGCGCCGAGTTTCCGGTGGTCAACGTCTCGGCCTCGCTGCCCGGCGCCTCGCCGGAAACCATGGCGACCTCGGTGGCAACGCCGCTGATCAAGCAGTTTACCACCATCGCCGGCATCGATTCGATCTCGACCACCAACTCGCTCGGCTCGACCTCGATCGCCATCCAGTTCGTGCTCAACCGCGATATCGATGCGGCCGCCGCCGACGTGCAGGCGGCGATCGCGCGAACGCAGCGGCAATTGCCGCCCGAGATGACCAGCCCGCCGAGCTACCGCAAGGTCAATCCGGCCGATGCGCCGATCCTGCTGATGTCGCTGGTCAGCGACACGGTTCCGCTGACCGATCTCGATGCCTTTGCCGAGAATGTGATCTCGCCGTCGCTGTCGACGATCGAAGGCGTGGCGCAGGTCTCGATCTTCGGCCAGCAGAAATACGCGGTGCGCGTCCAGATCGATCCGACGGCGCTCGCCGCACGCGGTATTTCGATCGACCAGCTGCAGACGGCGATCGCCTCGGCCAACAGCAACACACCGCTCGGCGTGCTGCAGAACGACAAGCAGCAGCTGACGATCACCGCCAATACGCAGTTGAACAACGCGGCGGGATTTTCCAACATCATCATTGCCACCAGGAACGGCCGTCCGGTGCGGCTCGGCGACGTGACCCGCGTCATCGATTCGGTCGAGACCACGACGACGGCAAGCTGGTACGACGGCACCCGCGCGATCATCATGGCGGTGCAGCGTCAGCCCGATGCCAACACCGTCGACGTCGTCGACCGGGTCAAGGCGATGCTGCCGTCCTTCCAGGATCAGATGCCGGCGGCCGCCAGCATCCGGTTGCTCAACGACCGCTCGACTTCGATCCGCGAGGCGGTCGACGACGTGCAGTTCACATTGCTGCTCACCGTCGCGCTGGTGGTGATGGTGATCTTCCTGTTCCTGCGCCGGGTAACGGCGACGATCATCCCGGCGGTGGCGGTGCCGATCTCGCTGATCGCCACGCTCGGCGCCATGTTCCTGTTCGGCTTTTCCATCGACAACATCTCGCTGATGGGGCTGACGCTGGCGGTCGGCCTTGTCGTCGACGACGCGATCGTCATGCTGGAGAACATTTTTCGCCACATGGAGGAGGAGGGACTCTCGGCCTTCGACGCGGCCCTCAAGGGCGCGCGCGAAATCGGCTTCACCATTATTTCGATCTCGATCTCACTGGTCGCTGTGTTCATCCCCGTGCTTTTGATGGGCGGCGTGATCGGCCGCATCTTCAACGAATTCGCGGTGGTGGTGACGGTCGCCATCCTGGCCTCGATGTTCGTGTCGCTGACGCTGACGCCGATGCTGTGCTCGCGGCTTTTGTCGGTGAAGGCCGAGCGCAAAGCGGCACAGGGCGAAGGTCACAGGCACAATTCCTTCATCCGGGGTTATGACTGGCTGCTGACCCTTTGCCTGCGGCACAGTTTCCTGGTTCTTCTCGTCTTCGTTGGGACGGCCGCACTGTCGGGCTGGCTGATCCAGATCTCGCCGAAGGGCTTCTTCCCGCAGGAGGATATCGGCCAGATTTCGGTGACGACCACCGCGCGCCAGGACATCTCGTTCGACGCCATGGTGAAGCTGCAGGGGCAAGTGGCCGATGTCTTCACCCATTCACCCTATGTCTCGCATGTCGGGTGGTCGGTGGGCAGCGGCGACAACGCACTCAACCAGGGCCGGCTCTATGTGCAATTGAAGGATAAGGACCAGCGCCCCGATCTCGACAAGGTGCTCTCGGATCTGCGGCGGCAGCTGGCCAATGTCCCCGGCATCGAAACCTTCATGCAGCCGGTGCAGAACCTGCGGCTCGGCGCGCGCGCTTCGGCCAGCGCCTATCAGCTCGTCGTGCAGGGCCTCGACATCGGCGCGGCGGACAGCTGGGCGCAGAAGCTCACCGACGCGATGGCCGCGGATCATGGCGCCTTCACCGATGTCACCAATGACTTGCAGAACAACGCCCTGCAGGCGTCGCTGGTGGTCGACCGCGACAAGGCGGCGACGCTCGGCGTCGACACCGATACGTTGCGCTCCAGCCTCTATGGCGGTTTCGGCACAGAGCAGGTCTCGACCATCTTCGGTTCGGCCGACAGCTATGAGGTGATCATGGAACTCGACCCGAGGATCGAGTGGTCGCCAGAAAGGATGCTGGCGATCAAGGTGAGGACGGCCAGCGGTAGCCTGGTGCCGCTCGGCGCCTTCGCCCGCGTCGATCGGACCGCCGGCGCCTTGACCGTCAATCAGCTCGGCCAGCTTCCGGCGGTGACCATCTCCTACAATCTGCCGCAGGGCGTCGCGCTCGGCGACAGCGTGAGCCGCATCGATGCGCTGAAGGAAAAGATCGGCATGCCGGCGACGATCTCGACCACATTTTCGGGCACAGCGAAAACTTTTCAGGATTCGCTTGCCAACCAGGGCCTGCTGATCGCCGGCGCGATCCTGACCATCTACATCGTCCTCGGCATCCTATACGAGAGTTTTATCCATCCGCTCACCATCCTGACCGGACTGCCGTCGGCGGTGCTCGGCGCGCTTGTTGCACTGCGGCTTGCGGGGATGGACCTGTCGGTGATCGCGGTCATCGGTATCCTGATGCTGATCGGCATCGTCAAGAAGAACGGCATCATGATGATCGACGTCGCGCTCGAACTCAGGCGCGAGGGGATGTCGCCGCTCGGTTCCATTCACAAGGCCTGCCTGATGCGCTTCCGGCCGATCATGATGACGACGCTGGCGGCACTGATGGGCACGATCCCGATCGCGCTCGGCACCGGCGCCAGCGCCGAACTGCGCCAGCCGCTCGGCGTGGCGGTGGTCGGCGGCCTCGTCGCTTCGCAAGCGCTGACGCTGTTCGTCACGCCGGTCATCTATGTCTACATGGAGCATTTTTCGGGCTGGCTTGTCGGGCTGTGGCCAAAGCGCCGGGACGAGCAGGCCGAAGCCGTCGACCAGTCGTCGCTGTTCGAGGGCGGAGAAGCATTGCAGGGCGCGCCGCAGAAGGCGGCAGCCGAATAGAAGCCGACGGGCTGGCCCAAGCCGCGGCGCTTGCGGTGGAACGCTTGCAGCCGTAAATTTACGGCCATGTCCCACGACCATGATCACGACCACGACAACGAGCTTGATCCTTTTGCCGCCCGGGTGCGCGCGCTGGAGACGATCCTCACCCAGAAAGGGCTGATCGATCCGGCCGCGATCGACGTGATCGTCGACAGCTATGAGACAAAAATCGGCCCGCGCAACGGCGCCAAGGTGGTGGCGAAGGCGTGGGTCGAGCCGGACTTTGCTGCCCGGCTGAAACGCGACGCGACGGCGGCGATCGGCTCGCTCGGCTACACCGGCCGGCAGGGCGAGCACATGCAGGCGGTGTTCAACACGGCGGACACGCACAACCTCGTCGTCTGTACGCTGTGCTCCTGCTATCCGTGGTCGGTGCTCGGCCTGCCGCCGGTCTGGTACAAGGCACCGCCCTATCGTTCGCGCGCGGTCATCGATCCGCGCGGCGTGCTCGAGGAATTCGGGCTGACCTTGCCGGCAACGACAAAGATCCGGGTGTGGGATTCGACCGCCGAGCTGCGTTATCTGGTCGTGCCGATGCGGCCGAAGGGTACCGACGGCTGGAGCGAGGAGCGGCTGGCGGATCTGGTGACGCGCGACGCGATGATCGGCACCGGACTGGCGCGGGAGCCGGCATGAACGGGCCGCAGGATCTTGGCGGACAAATGGGGTTCGGGCCGGTCGCACCCGAAAAGGACGAACCCTGTTTCCATGCCGCCTGGGAAAGGCGGGCGCTTGGCATGACCTTGTGCGCCGGCGCCATGGGCGCCTGGACCATCGACGAGAGCCGGCATGCGCGGGAATCGCTGCATCCTGCCGACTATTATGGCTCGAGCTATTATGAGATCTGGATCAAGGCGCTCGAAACCTTGCTGAAGCGACATGGTTTTGTCAGCCACCGCGATCTGGCCGCGGGCAAGGCGGTCGACCCTGCCGCGATGCCAAAGCGGGTGCTGAAGGCCGAAAACGTGCCTGATGTGTTGGCCAAGGGCGGCCCATGCGACCGGCCGATCGCCACGCCGGCCCGGTTCAAGGCGGGCGATCTGGTGCGCACGAAGAATTTCCATCCGACCGGCCACACAAGGCTGCCACGCTACGCACGCGGCAAGCAGGGCGCCATCGAAGCGGTGCGCGCTGGTTTTGTCTTCCCCGACACCAATGCACATGGCCACGGCGAGAACCCGCAATGGGTCTATACGGTGGTTTTCGACGGCGCCGAGATCTGGGGCGAGGGCGCCGACCCGACGCTGACCGTGTCGATCGACGCCTGGGAGAGCTATCTTGAGCCGGCGTGAGGCGAAGTCAGCTACCGCCATGCTGCCGGCGGGCGTCGAGGCGCCGGTATTCGCCGAGCCGTGGCAGGCGGAAGCCTTTGCCATGACGGTTGCGCTGCACGACAACGGCCTGTTCTCCTGGAGCGAGTGGGCGGACGCCCTGTCCGCCGAGGTCAAAAAGCCTGGTGCCGCAAGCGATGGCCACGATTATTACGAGCACTGGCTGGCAGCGCTGGAAAATTTGCTGTCGGCAAAAGGGATTGCCGGCAAGGGCGAAATCGATGCGCTCGCTGCCGCCTGGGAACGCGCCGCGCATGCAACGCCGCACGGCAAGCCGATCCTGCTCGATAACGATCCCAGCTCGACCGAAGGTCGTAGCAGCCCGACCGGCTAGTTCCTCTGCACAGTAATTTTGACATTTTGGGCCGATCGGCAGCGACCGTCGACAATTCTCTCCGACAATTTCAGTGGCAAATCGCAAACCTCTAGGATTGGCTGAAACGTCCCCCCTTCGTCATCCCAGGGTCTGCGCCGCGTCGCTTCACTCCTTGCTTCGCCCTGGGATGACGAAGGCGTGGTGGCTTATGGCTAATTGCAAACCCTTGAGATTGGCAGGAGGAGATCGGTCGGCGGCAACCATCACCGCCTCCTTTCAGACTCAGTCAAAGAACCAGTGCAAAGGAACTAGGTCATGGCGGCTCGACTTCGTTCTCTTTGCGTTCTGATCTCTGCCTGATAAATTGCGTCATTGGCAGCGGTGCGGCCCGCCGCCGATGATCGTTGCGCCTTGTCTTTCCCTCGCGAATCCGGTCTCTCGCGCTGATGGAATTCTCTCCTCAACAGGACGATGCGCTGAAGGCGGTCGCCACCTGGCTCAAGACCGGAAAGCCGCAGCTGTTCCGGCTGTTCGGCTATGCCGGCACCGGCAAGACGACGCTGGCGCGCTATTTCGCCGAGCATGTCGACGGCCAGGTGCAGTTCGCCGCCTTCACCGGCAAGGCGGCGCAGGTGCTGCGTTCCAAGGGCGCGGTCAATGCCCGCACCATCCATTCGCTGATCTACCGGCCGAAGGGCGAGGAATCGGTGGCGGACGAGGTGACCGGCAAGACCTCGATGTCGCCGACCTTTTCGCTCAATCGGCAAAGCCCGATCTCGCGGGCCAAGCTCGTCGTCATCGACGAATGTTCGATGGTCGACGAGCAGCTTGGCCGCGACCTCATGAGTTTCGGCACGCCGATCCTGGTTCTCGGCGATCCCGGCCAGTTGCCGCCGATCTCGGGCGGCGGCTTCTTCACCGAGCATGAACCGGATATTCTGCTCACCGAGATCCACCGGCAGGCGCGCGACAACCCGATCATCCGGCTGGCGCTCGACGTGCGCGAGGGCCGCGAATTCATGCGCGGCGACTATGGCGCGGCGCAGGTGATCGGCAAGGAAGACGTCACCCAGGAACTGGTGCTGAAGGCGGACCAGGTGCTGGTCGGCACCAACAGGACGCGGCGTCGCTATAATCAGCGGCTGCGCGAGCTGAAGGGGTTCAATGCCGACTATCCACAGGCCGGCGACAAGCTCGTCTGCCTGCGCAACGACCCAGCCAAGGGACTGCTCAACGGCTCGCTGTGGAAGGTGATGACCTCGTCGCGCGAGACGGTGAAACCCGGCATCAATCTGCTGGTCTCACCGGAGGAGGACGATCCGGATCGCGGCGTCGCCAAGATCAAGCTGCTCAAAGCGGCGTTCGAGGACCCGGACGCCGACATTCCCTGGCAACAGAAAAAACGCTTCGACGATTTCGACTATGGCTACGCGCTGACCGTGCACAAGGCGCAAGGCTCGCAGTGGAACGAGATCGTGCTTTTCGACGAAAGCTGGGCGTTCAAGGAAACCCGCCAGCGCTGGCTCTACACGGCAATCACGCGCGCGGCGGAACGGCTGACGATTGTCAGATAGGCCGGTCGAGCAGCCCCCATGGGTTCGGAATCCGGGACTGGCAGGGATCGTATTGCGTCAGCGTGGGGCCAGCGGTCTGGCGCCGAGCCATTCCCAGGCGGATGCTTCGTCCCTTGCCGCAAAATGCCTGAGCTCGACAGGCGAGGAAGCAGGCAGCAAGCTCTGTGCGTTGGGTACCCAGTTCGGCTCGCCGAGCGCAGCGCAGCGGCCGACATGCTCCACGGCATGGGCCGTGCCCTGTTCAAGCGTTTCGTTCGACACATCGGCCCAATCGACGCCTTCATGGTCGATCAGGCGCACCAGCACGTCGATTCTCGGGTGCAGCGCGTAGGCCGCCTCCAGCAATCCGAACAGGTTTTCCGCATCGGCCGCCGTGACATGGCCGACGACGTCGATGGCGAACAGGTCGTCGCGGTCGGTGTCGATGCGGCGAACCGCCGGCACGTCTTCAAGATAATTCACGGGTCTTCCTCTTGCTGGATATTATACCTCCCTCTGGAACACCGGAAACCCCCTGTCTGTTCCCGCCAAAGGCGGTATAGATGGCCGCGATTGTATCCGGACCCGAGAAGCCATGCCTGCAAAGCTTTCCGTCAATCTCAATGCCATCGCCATGCTGCGCAACCGGCGCGACCTGCCGTGGCCAAGCCTCATCGGGCTCGGGCGCTTGGCGCTGGCCGCCGGCGCGCATGGCCTGACCGTGCATCCGCGGCCCGACGAGCGGCACACCAGGCATTCCGACCTGCCGGAGATCAGGGCGCTGATCGACGACGAATTCCCCCAGGCAGAGTTCAACATCGAGGGCTATCCGAGCGAGGATTTCCTGGCGCTTGTGGAAAAGCACCAGCCGGAGCAGGTGACTCTGGTGCCCGACGACCCTGCCCAGGCCACCTCCGACCATGGCTGGAACTTTGCCGCCGAGGCGGCGTTCCTGACACCGATCGTCAAACGGCTGAAAAAGGGGGGCTTTCGCGTGTCGTTGTTTTCCGACCCGGATCCATCGGGCATCAACGCCGCGCGCGACACCGGCACCGACCGGATCGAACTCTACACGGGGCCATATGGCCGCTATCATTCCGATTCGGCAAAAGCGGCGACTGAGCTGGAAAGATTGGGAAAAACCGCGGATGCCGCGCTTGCCGCCGGGCTTCAGGTCAATGCCGGCCACGATCTGGTGGTGAACAACCTGCCGGCACTGGCAAAGCGCATCCCGGCATTGGCCGAAGTGTCGATCGGACATGGGTTGACAGCCGATGCGTTGGAGTATGGCATGGCCGGCACGGTCAAAAGATTCCTGAAGGCCTGTGGGTGGTAGAGATGGAAGCCTCGCTTTGCGGACATGGCAGCCATCACGTTGGGGCACTTGATATTGCATCGCAGCAGGCGTAGAGCACCGCGCGCTTATCGGAGTGTCGTCCATGGCCCTTACCAACAGTGGTAGTGAGGCAGAACCAGTCGAACAATCCAGCCATCCTGAGGTCGAAAAGCACAGCACCAAGGTCTTGATGCTGGGCGCTCTCGGCGTGGTCTATGGCGATATCGGCACCAGCCCTATCTATGCGCTGCGCGAAGCACTGCATGCTTCGTCCGGCACCGATCCGCGCAGTGCCGTCCTGGGCATTCTGTCGCTGATCGTCTGGGCACTGACGATTATCGTGACCATAAAGTATGTCGCTTTCGTGCTTCGGGCGGATAACAAGGGCGAGGGCGGTACCCTGTCGCTTATGGCGCTGGCCCGGAAAGCCTATCCGGCGGGTTCCGGCATCATTCTTGTCATCGGTCTGTGCGGAGCCGCACTGTTTTTCGGCGACGCGATCATAACGCCGGCCATTTCGGTGCTTTCAGCGGTGGAAGGGCTAAGCGTCGTGACCCCGGCGTTCGATCCATATGTGGTTCCCATCACATTGGTGATCCTTGCCGTCTTGTTCGCCGTGCAGCGCTTCGGAACCGGCAGAGTGGCCTCGGTTTTCGGGCCGGTGACGGGGCTCTGGTTTCTGGCGATCGGCATTGCTGGATTGGTGCACATCCGCGACGACCCATCGGTGCTTTTGGCAATTAACCCCTACTATGCAATCGTCTACCTTGCGGAAGCCAAAGCGGGCGCATTTCTCACCGTCGGCGCGGTTTTTCTGGCGGTTACCGGTGCCGAAGCGCTTTACGTCGATCTCGGACATTTCGGTCGCCGTCCAATCGTGCTGGCCTGGTTCTGGATCGTCTTTCCCTGCCTGCTGCTCAGCTATTTTGGGCAAGGCGCATTCGTTCTTGCTCACGGCGGCGTGCCCGACAATCCGTTCTTCCAGATGCTGCCGGATTGGGCGCTGATCCCGATGGTCGGGCTCGCAACAGCGGCGACCGTGATCGCCAGTCAAGCCGTCATCTCCGGGGCGTTTTCGCTGACCCGGCAAGCGGTGCAGCTCAATCTTCTGCCCAGAATCGAAGTTCAGCACACTTCCGAGATGCAGCTCGGTCAGATTTACATGCCACGCGTGAACCTCATTCTCGCGCTCGGCGTGATGCTGCTGGTCGTCGGCTTTGGCAGTTCGAGTTCGCTGGCTTCCGCCTATGGAATTTCGGTGACAGGCGAGATGCTGATGACGACGATTTTGCTGTTCGTGGTGATGCGGTGGCAATGGAAATGGCAGACCGCGCTCGCTGCGGCGCTGGCGCTGCTGTTTGGCACGATCGACACCGGCTTCTTTCTCGCGAATATCGCGAAATTCATGGAAGGCGGATGGGTTTCAATCGCCGTCGCCTGCATCATGGGGCTGATCATGGGGACCTGGATACGCGGTAGTCGCTATCTGTTCGACAAGACGCGCAGGAACGAGATTCCGCTCGATTTCCTTGCCGCCAATTTGTTGAAGAAGAAACCGCAGCTGGTGTCCGGCACCGCCGTGTTCCTGACCAGCGATCCGGTCAGCGCGCCGACCGCGCTGATGCACAGCCTGAAGCACTACAAGGTGCTGCATGAACAGAACGTCATCCTCTCGGTGGTGACGGCGCAGCAGCCTGTCGTGCCCGACAGTGACCGGGTCAAGATGGAAACCATCAACGAACTGTTCATGCGGGTGACACTGACCTTCGGCTACATGGAACAGCCCAACATTCCGCGTGCGCTGGCGATCTGTCGCAAGCAGGGCTGGAAGTTCGACATCATGACGACGTCCTTCTTCCTGTCGCGGCGCTCGCTCAAGGCGTCACCCAATTCCGGCATGCCGGTGTGGCAGGACAAGCTGTTCATCGGCCTGGCGCGCACGGCAGCCGATGCGACCGAGTATTTCCAGATCCCGACCGGACGTGTGGTCGAGATCGGGACGCAGGTGGCTATCTAGGGCATGCCGATATTCAGGTGAGGCCGCATCGGCCCGAAAATCGGAATCGATTTTCGGAAAGCACGATGCGTAGATTCAAAAGTGTTAGAGCGTACTTTGTGCGTCCGAATGGACGCACGTCGCTCTAATGTCTGCGAACGGCGGGTTCCTGCGCTTCCGGTGCTCACGTACCCGAAAGTACGCTCCGCTCCGGTTCTCGGAACCCACCATTCTCGACTCGGTCTGACCTGAATCTCGACATGCCCCTGA is part of the Mesorhizobium sp. L-2-11 genome and harbors:
- a CDS encoding STAS/SEC14 domain-containing protein, with the protein product MNYLEDVPAVRRIDTDRDDLFAIDVVGHVTAADAENLFGLLEAAYALHPRIDVLVRLIDHEGVDWADVSNETLEQGTAHAVEHVGRCAALGEPNWVPNAQSLLPASSPVELRHFAARDEASAWEWLGARPLAPR
- a CDS encoding ATP-dependent DNA helicase, coding for MEFSPQQDDALKAVATWLKTGKPQLFRLFGYAGTGKTTLARYFAEHVDGQVQFAAFTGKAAQVLRSKGAVNARTIHSLIYRPKGEESVADEVTGKTSMSPTFSLNRQSPISRAKLVVIDECSMVDEQLGRDLMSFGTPILVLGDPGQLPPISGGGFFTEHEPDILLTEIHRQARDNPIIRLALDVREGREFMRGDYGAAQVIGKEDVTQELVLKADQVLVGTNRTRRRYNQRLRELKGFNADYPQAGDKLVCLRNDPAKGLLNGSLWKVMTSSRETVKPGINLLVSPEEDDPDRGVAKIKLLKAAFEDPDADIPWQQKKRFDDFDYGYALTVHKAQGSQWNEIVLFDESWAFKETRQRWLYTAITRAAERLTIVR
- a CDS encoding potassium transporter Kup, whose amino-acid sequence is MALTNSGSEAEPVEQSSHPEVEKHSTKVLMLGALGVVYGDIGTSPIYALREALHASSGTDPRSAVLGILSLIVWALTIIVTIKYVAFVLRADNKGEGGTLSLMALARKAYPAGSGIILVIGLCGAALFFGDAIITPAISVLSAVEGLSVVTPAFDPYVVPITLVILAVLFAVQRFGTGRVASVFGPVTGLWFLAIGIAGLVHIRDDPSVLLAINPYYAIVYLAEAKAGAFLTVGAVFLAVTGAEALYVDLGHFGRRPIVLAWFWIVFPCLLLSYFGQGAFVLAHGGVPDNPFFQMLPDWALIPMVGLATAATVIASQAVISGAFSLTRQAVQLNLLPRIEVQHTSEMQLGQIYMPRVNLILALGVMLLVVGFGSSSSLASAYGISVTGEMLMTTILLFVVMRWQWKWQTALAAALALLFGTIDTGFFLANIAKFMEGGWVSIAVACIMGLIMGTWIRGSRYLFDKTRRNEIPLDFLAANLLKKKPQLVSGTAVFLTSDPVSAPTALMHSLKHYKVLHEQNVILSVVTAQQPVVPDSDRVKMETINELFMRVTLTFGYMEQPNIPRALAICRKQGWKFDIMTTSFFLSRRSLKASPNSGMPVWQDKLFIGLARTAADATEYFQIPTGRVVEIGTQVAI
- a CDS encoding pyridoxine 5'-phosphate synthase produces the protein MPAKLSVNLNAIAMLRNRRDLPWPSLIGLGRLALAAGAHGLTVHPRPDERHTRHSDLPEIRALIDDEFPQAEFNIEGYPSEDFLALVEKHQPEQVTLVPDDPAQATSDHGWNFAAEAAFLTPIVKRLKKGGFRVSLFSDPDPSGINAARDTGTDRIELYTGPYGRYHSDSAKAATELERLGKTADAALAAGLQVNAGHDLVVNNLPALAKRIPALAEVSIGHGLTADALEYGMAGTVKRFLKACGW